In Halorubrum sp. PV6, a single window of DNA contains:
- a CDS encoding twin-arginine translocase subunit TatC — MDDSDRSRDEPSDPETDSADDHETVDGTSSHGDESVDTADESSDTSQPDADENGDDAESSSVEPEVTSEVTPEVGVDDEAGAAGDEERGDAAEEGAADETGDDSADADDSVDADDTDEDPADGTAADPDAPTVEDGGVASAGTADVDDEYDGIEAPETDEEMPLAAHIEEMMRRLAVVFVFGGLATLVVVTESTELINYFWSYHIPAPLENRPRLYGPLELPLTRLKVAGLAGVVVGLPAFVYQTYRFMKPGLYENERRYYLAAVPTSLILGGIGIAFAHFLVLPAIFSYFTTYTSDAATIAFGLAETFNLIVIMLAFMAIVFQIPLFIMLAIMMNLVTRQWLEAKRLIFWGAFLGIAFLFSPDPTGMAPIIVTLTMIVLYEGTLAVLRWTGN, encoded by the coding sequence ATGGACGACTCGGACCGGTCGCGTGACGAGCCCTCGGACCCCGAGACCGACTCGGCCGACGACCACGAGACGGTCGACGGCACCAGTTCACATGGAGACGAATCCGTGGACACAGCCGACGAGTCGTCAGATACCAGCCAACCAGACGCCGACGAGAACGGAGACGACGCCGAGTCGTCGTCCGTGGAGCCGGAGGTCACGTCCGAAGTCACTCCGGAGGTCGGCGTCGACGACGAGGCGGGCGCTGCGGGCGACGAAGAGCGTGGAGACGCCGCCGAAGAAGGAGCCGCCGACGAGACTGGGGACGACTCGGCAGACGCCGACGACTCAGTAGACGCCGACGACACAGACGAGGACCCCGCGGACGGCACGGCGGCCGACCCCGACGCCCCAACCGTCGAGGACGGCGGCGTCGCGAGCGCGGGCACCGCCGACGTCGACGACGAGTACGACGGCATCGAGGCGCCGGAGACGGACGAGGAGATGCCGCTCGCGGCCCACATCGAGGAGATGATGCGACGGCTCGCCGTCGTCTTCGTCTTCGGCGGACTGGCGACGCTCGTCGTCGTCACCGAGTCGACCGAGCTCATCAACTACTTCTGGAGCTATCACATCCCCGCGCCGCTTGAGAACCGACCGCGGCTGTACGGCCCGCTCGAACTCCCGCTCACGCGGCTGAAGGTCGCGGGGCTCGCCGGCGTCGTCGTCGGACTCCCGGCGTTCGTCTACCAGACCTACCGCTTTATGAAGCCCGGCCTGTACGAGAACGAGCGGCGCTACTACCTCGCAGCGGTCCCGACGAGCCTGATCCTCGGCGGGATCGGCATCGCGTTCGCGCACTTCCTCGTGTTGCCCGCTATCTTCTCGTATTTCACCACTTACACCTCGGACGCGGCGACCATCGCCTTCGGGCTCGCGGAGACGTTCAACCTGATCGTCATCATGCTCGCGTTCATGGCGATCGTCTTCCAGATTCCGCTGTTCATCATGCTCGCGATCATGATGAACCTCGTCACCCGGCAGTGGCTGGAGGCGAAGCGGCTGATATTCTGGGGGGCGTTCCTCGGGATCGCCTTCCTGTTTAGCCCCGACCCGACCGGGATGGCGCCGATCATCGTGACGCTCACCATGATCGTGCTGTACGAGGGGACGCTCGCGGTGCTGCGGTGGACCGGGAACTGA
- a CDS encoding [LysW]-lysine hydrolase, which translates to MSTGAERDAENGADGGADDSSGAGTDVVAGGGYPEACDTPARKLLYDMVSIPSPSGEEEQAAKRLVDFFEANGREAWIDEVGNVRAPASDAVLLTSHIDTVPGDIPVEVKPAAEDGETGEPGEPVLWGRGTVDATGPLVAMAVAAVQTGVSFVGVAGEETNSRGARFLVEDRDAPEAVVNGEPSGWDGVTLGYRGFLAGTYVNTSESGHTSRPEPNAIQHAIDWWHGVEETFDPTDDDTPVFEQVTTKPVSVDGGLTDDGLAVEATMDVQLRVPPNRTVDEIHELAETELSTGSVHWKEPIPPVMESPRTELARAFRVAIRGAGGDVRLLRKTGTSDMNLFAAAWDCPMVTYGPGNSDLDHAPDERLPLAELDRATTVLSDVCRDRP; encoded by the coding sequence ATGTCGACCGGGGCGGAGCGCGACGCGGAGAACGGCGCGGACGGGGGCGCGGACGACTCGTCCGGGGCCGGCACCGACGTGGTCGCGGGCGGCGGCTACCCCGAGGCCTGCGACACGCCGGCCCGGAAGCTGCTCTACGACATGGTGTCTATCCCCTCGCCGTCGGGCGAGGAGGAACAGGCCGCGAAGCGCCTCGTCGACTTCTTCGAGGCGAACGGCCGGGAGGCGTGGATCGACGAGGTCGGCAACGTCCGCGCGCCCGCCAGCGACGCCGTCCTGTTGACCTCGCACATCGACACCGTGCCGGGAGACATCCCGGTCGAGGTGAAGCCGGCGGCCGAAGACGGCGAGACGGGCGAGCCGGGCGAGCCCGTCCTCTGGGGGCGGGGGACCGTCGACGCCACCGGCCCCCTCGTCGCGATGGCGGTCGCGGCGGTCCAGACGGGCGTCTCGTTCGTCGGCGTCGCCGGCGAGGAGACGAACTCGCGGGGCGCCCGGTTCCTCGTCGAGGACCGCGACGCGCCCGAGGCCGTGGTGAACGGCGAGCCCTCCGGCTGGGACGGCGTCACGCTCGGCTACCGCGGCTTCCTCGCGGGCACGTACGTGAACACGAGCGAGTCCGGCCACACCTCGCGCCCGGAGCCGAACGCGATCCAGCACGCGATCGACTGGTGGCACGGCGTCGAAGAGACGTTCGACCCCACCGACGACGACACGCCCGTCTTCGAGCAGGTGACGACCAAGCCCGTCTCGGTCGACGGCGGACTGACCGACGACGGGCTCGCGGTCGAGGCGACGATGGACGTGCAGCTGCGCGTCCCCCCGAACCGGACGGTCGACGAGATACACGAACTGGCCGAAACCGAACTGTCGACCGGCTCGGTCCACTGGAAGGAGCCGATCCCGCCGGTGATGGAGAGCCCGCGCACGGAGCTCGCGAGGGCGTTCCGCGTCGCGATCCGCGGCGCCGGCGGCGACGTTCGCCTGCTCCGGAAGACCGGGACGAGCGACATGAACCTCTTTGCGGCCGCGTGGGACTGCCCGATGGTCACCTACGGCCCCGGAAACTCCGACCTCGACCACGCGCCCGACGAGCGCCTACCGCTCGCCGAACTGGACCGCGCGACGACCGTGTTGAGCGACGTCTGTCGGGACCGACCGTAG
- a CDS encoding twin-arginine translocase subunit TatC: MASALDEDTQQSLADGRESAKAFLRSVQKDLQKVFIVFLVGFLATFWALRVFIWEFLYNVTKANMSAAVAADTDVIATTPFEVILLQAKIGLVVGAIFAIPPFIYVTRDELRARGAWPQSPIARWKLAAVGLLGFGLFAGGVAYGIYAFFPIMFSFLAGFGLEAGIQPTYGIVMWTEFIVFLSLSFGLAGQMPLLITGLSYSGIVQYETFRDKWRYAVVAIFVFGAVFSPPDPFTQLMWAFPLIILYGFSLYLAKLVVTAQRSSDRIHVLGAAKNHWNVVGGSAVLGAGLVYAFYEYGGRAAINGVLRNDLIDSDWRFLEPGVGLGVDPATGAAIYAAAWALAFVIIATLWAVYADLDTTSAGYQYGDPAAIDVGELDAAGVRAAPDDAFAEMDEGESLALAQAAIDDNDAEKAQAILDRFDAVNEADGDEDGDGDSTGTGEGATGGSGGAGGSGGAGDAGLMGTVQDRTTRASSTFLSELTDGDEGEAEDDIGGYYRDLKFIFDSLRSRSFRLVAVFAGVMGAAFTWLYLGGLATVRNDLESRVPAEIGGGINIITLHPVEALIFMVKFSILLGIVAVFPFLLYYAWPALRDRGFVAGRIYQVYLWAGALFAGLIGGFALGYGYIAPTIIGWLITDAELANMIITYQVSDFLWLVVYTTIGIGFLADIPIAMLLLNNAGVPYQVFRARWREVTVGIMLFAAVFTPADVITMLLATVPLMAAYGLGVGVLFLVTFGGRRNLSPPSELVGP, encoded by the coding sequence ATGGCGAGTGCCCTCGACGAGGATACCCAACAGTCGCTCGCGGACGGCCGCGAGTCGGCCAAGGCCTTCCTCCGATCAGTCCAGAAAGACCTCCAGAAGGTGTTCATCGTCTTCCTGGTTGGCTTTCTCGCGACGTTCTGGGCGCTCCGCGTCTTCATCTGGGAGTTCCTCTACAACGTGACCAAGGCGAACATGTCGGCCGCGGTCGCCGCAGACACCGACGTGATCGCGACCACGCCGTTCGAGGTGATCCTCCTCCAAGCCAAGATCGGGCTGGTGGTCGGCGCCATCTTCGCGATCCCGCCCTTCATCTACGTCACCCGCGACGAACTTCGCGCGCGAGGCGCGTGGCCGCAGTCGCCGATAGCGCGCTGGAAACTCGCCGCGGTGGGCCTGCTCGGCTTCGGGCTGTTCGCCGGCGGCGTCGCCTACGGGATCTACGCCTTTTTCCCGATCATGTTCTCCTTCTTGGCCGGCTTCGGGCTGGAGGCCGGAATCCAGCCGACCTACGGGATCGTGATGTGGACGGAGTTCATCGTCTTCCTCTCGCTCTCCTTCGGGCTCGCGGGGCAGATGCCGCTCCTCATCACCGGGCTCTCCTACTCCGGTATCGTCCAGTACGAGACGTTCCGCGACAAGTGGCGCTACGCGGTCGTCGCCATCTTCGTCTTCGGCGCCGTCTTCTCTCCGCCGGACCCGTTCACCCAGCTGATGTGGGCGTTCCCGCTCATCATCCTCTACGGCTTCAGCCTCTATCTCGCGAAGCTCGTCGTCACGGCCCAGCGGAGTTCCGACCGCATTCACGTCCTCGGCGCGGCGAAGAACCACTGGAACGTCGTCGGCGGGTCGGCCGTCCTCGGCGCGGGGCTCGTCTACGCGTTCTACGAGTACGGCGGCCGCGCGGCAATAAACGGCGTCCTCCGAAACGATCTCATCGACAGCGACTGGCGCTTCCTCGAACCCGGCGTCGGTCTCGGCGTCGACCCCGCGACGGGCGCCGCCATCTACGCCGCGGCGTGGGCGCTCGCGTTCGTCATTATCGCGACGCTGTGGGCCGTCTACGCCGACCTCGACACGACGAGCGCGGGCTACCAGTACGGCGACCCGGCCGCCATCGACGTGGGCGAACTGGACGCGGCGGGCGTCCGCGCCGCCCCCGACGACGCCTTCGCGGAGATGGACGAAGGCGAGTCGCTCGCGCTCGCGCAGGCCGCAATCGACGACAACGACGCCGAGAAGGCCCAAGCCATCCTCGACCGCTTCGACGCGGTGAACGAGGCTGACGGTGACGAAGACGGCGACGGCGACTCGACAGGAACCGGCGAGGGAGCCACAGGTGGGTCCGGCGGTGCGGGCGGTTCCGGCGGCGCTGGCGACGCCGGCCTGATGGGAACGGTCCAGGATCGCACCACTCGCGCCAGCTCCACGTTCCTCTCCGAACTCACCGACGGCGACGAAGGCGAGGCCGAAGACGACATCGGCGGCTACTACAGGGATCTCAAGTTCATCTTCGATTCGCTGCGGTCGCGGTCGTTCCGCCTCGTCGCCGTCTTCGCCGGCGTCATGGGTGCCGCGTTCACGTGGCTGTACCTCGGCGGCCTCGCGACGGTCCGGAACGACCTCGAATCGCGCGTTCCGGCCGAGATCGGCGGCGGGATCAACATCATCACGCTCCACCCGGTCGAGGCGCTGATCTTCATGGTGAAGTTCTCCATCCTGCTCGGGATCGTGGCCGTCTTCCCGTTCCTCCTCTACTACGCGTGGCCCGCGCTCCGTGATCGCGGCTTCGTCGCCGGCCGCATTTATCAGGTGTACCTCTGGGCCGGTGCGCTGTTTGCCGGCCTGATCGGCGGCTTCGCGCTCGGGTACGGCTACATCGCGCCCACGATCATCGGCTGGCTCATCACCGACGCCGAACTGGCGAACATGATCATCACCTACCAGGTGAGCGACTTCCTCTGGCTCGTCGTCTACACCACCATCGGCATCGGCTTCCTCGCCGACATCCCGATTGCGATGCTCCTCCTGAACAACGCCGGCGTCCCGTACCAGGTCTTCCGGGCCCGCTGGCGCGAGGTCACCGTCGGGATCATGCTGTTCGCCGCGGTGTTTACCCCCGCCGACGTGATCACCATGCTCCTCGCCACGGTCCCGCTGATGGCGGCGTACGGGCTGGGCGTCGGGGTCCTCTTCCTCGTCACCTTCGGCGGGCGGCGGAACCTCTCGCCGCCGTCGGAGCTCGTCGGGCCATAA
- a CDS encoding aspartate aminotransferase family protein: MSGFVFSEKPIEIASGDGVHVTDTNGTEYLDFGASYACTPVGHCHPEVVDAATSQLEELMYVQASYPHAARTALYEQLSEVGPVDVDNVWLCNSGTEANEAALKFARHATGREKIVATTQGFHGRTMGALATTWKQKYKQGFEPLAGGVEFVEYGDSDAMREAIDDETAAVIVEPVQGEGGINPADTEYLQTIRVATATSGAAMIVDEIQTGLGRTGSLWATETHDVVPDVLTTAKGLGSGLPIGATLCRDWIAEDAGNHGSTFSGGPVVSAAAGATLDVIEREGLCAHADEVGTYLREQIAARLGDDIRDVRGHGLMIGIEVKRGSNRLLRDLAIDHQILALPAGRTVVRLLPPLTIERDHADAVVDALAEVIG; the protein is encoded by the coding sequence ATGAGCGGCTTCGTCTTCTCCGAGAAGCCGATCGAGATAGCCTCGGGCGACGGAGTTCACGTCACGGACACGAACGGGACGGAGTACCTCGATTTTGGCGCGAGCTACGCCTGCACCCCGGTCGGTCACTGCCACCCCGAGGTCGTCGACGCCGCGACGAGCCAGCTTGAGGAGCTCATGTACGTGCAGGCGTCGTACCCGCACGCGGCGCGGACGGCGCTGTACGAACAGCTCTCCGAGGTCGGCCCGGTCGATGTCGACAACGTCTGGCTCTGTAACTCCGGGACGGAGGCCAACGAGGCCGCCTTAAAATTCGCCCGGCACGCCACCGGCCGCGAGAAGATCGTCGCCACGACGCAGGGGTTCCACGGCCGGACGATGGGCGCGCTCGCGACCACTTGGAAACAGAAGTACAAGCAGGGGTTCGAGCCGCTCGCGGGCGGCGTCGAGTTCGTCGAGTACGGGGATAGCGACGCGATGCGCGAGGCGATAGACGACGAGACCGCGGCGGTCATCGTCGAGCCCGTGCAGGGCGAAGGCGGGATCAACCCCGCAGACACCGAGTACCTCCAGACGATCCGCGTCGCGACGGCCACGTCGGGCGCGGCGATGATCGTCGACGAGATACAGACCGGCCTCGGCCGGACCGGTTCGCTGTGGGCCACGGAGACCCACGACGTGGTTCCGGACGTTCTCACGACCGCGAAGGGGCTCGGGAGCGGGCTCCCGATCGGCGCGACGCTGTGTCGCGACTGGATCGCCGAGGACGCCGGCAACCACGGCTCGACGTTCTCCGGCGGCCCGGTCGTGTCGGCGGCCGCAGGAGCCACGCTCGACGTGATCGAGCGGGAGGGCCTCTGTGCCCACGCCGACGAGGTCGGGACGTACCTCCGCGAACAGATCGCGGCCCGGCTCGGCGACGACATCCGCGACGTGCGCGGCCACGGGCTGATGATCGGTATCGAGGTCAAGCGCGGTTCGAACCGCCTCCTGCGCGATCTGGCTATCGATCACCAGATCCTCGCGCTGCCGGCGGGCCGCACCGTGGTGCGGCTCCTGCCGCCGCTGACGATCGAGCGCGACCACGCCGACGCCGTGGTCGACGCGCTCGCGGAGGTGATCGGGTGA
- the uvrA gene encoding excinuclease ABC subunit UvrA — protein sequence MSKDYIEVRGAEEHNLKDLDVRIPREEFTVVTGLSGSGKSSLAFDTVYAEGQRRYIESLSAYARNFLGQMDKPQVEAVEGLSPAISIDQKNAANNPRSTVGTVTELHDYLRLLYARIGTQYDPVTGEEVGEQSAQDMVKQILKLPEGTRAKVAAPVIRDQKGAFEDLFEDLVADGYARVEIDGEPTDLTLDDPDLDKNYDHTIDVIVDRIEVSPDARSRITDSVETALEEAGGVLKLIVPDPPDDVPFASNARSTGSLAADADGDDRLVVEFSEELGNPNSDVQFSAIETRSFSFNSPYGACPECEGIGSTKEVDEDLVIEDPAQPLKHVFEPWSYDRTYYSRQLDNVADHFGVSLDTPFEELDDSIQRQFLYGTDDLVHFEWTTKNGTREKTERFEGVIPNLERRHVETDSERARDHIEEYMAVTTCPECSGTRLKEQSRHVLVGDTAITEVNELSIADARAHFEGLEDELNERETTIATEILKEIRARLGFMEEVGLEYLTLDREASTLSGGESQRIRLATQVGSGLVGVLYVLDEPSIGLHQRDNDRLLNTLAGLRDLGNTLVVVEHDEETMRRADEIIDMGPGPGKRGGEVVAQGDFDDVIDAEESITGDYLAGRKSIPVPDERRDPDGELVVRGARQHNLKDLDVSIPLGTLTTVTGVSGSGKSTLVHNVFYKALVREMNDNTSVDPGDHEAIEGLDEIETVRLIDQSPIGRTPRSNPATYTDVFDYVRELFAETKLSKRRGYEKGRFSFNVKGGRCEECGGQGTVKIEMNFLSDVYVPCEQCGGARYNDETLDVTYKGATISDVLDMSVDEAYDFFESHRGLQRRLKLLKDVGLGYMELGQPSTTLSGGEAQRVKLAEELGKRATGDTLYLLDEPTTGLHKEDERKLIDVLHRLVDAGNTVVVIEHELDLVKNADRVIDLGPEGGDGGGDLVATGTPEAVARDDDSHTGRYLRDMLPDVDLEGPRDDRRKPAAADDD from the coding sequence ATGAGCAAGGACTACATCGAGGTCCGCGGCGCCGAGGAGCACAACCTCAAGGACCTCGACGTCCGGATCCCGCGCGAGGAGTTCACCGTCGTCACCGGCCTCTCCGGCTCGGGGAAGTCGTCGCTCGCGTTCGACACCGTCTACGCCGAGGGACAGCGCCGGTACATCGAGTCGCTGTCGGCGTACGCCCGCAACTTCCTCGGGCAGATGGACAAACCGCAGGTGGAGGCCGTCGAGGGGCTCTCCCCCGCCATCTCCATCGACCAGAAGAACGCCGCGAACAACCCCCGATCGACGGTGGGAACCGTCACCGAACTCCACGACTACCTCCGGCTGCTGTACGCCCGGATCGGCACCCAGTACGACCCCGTCACCGGCGAGGAAGTCGGTGAGCAGTCGGCACAGGATATGGTCAAACAGATCCTGAAACTCCCCGAGGGGACTCGTGCGAAGGTCGCGGCCCCGGTCATCCGCGACCAGAAGGGCGCCTTCGAGGACTTGTTCGAGGACCTCGTGGCCGACGGGTACGCCCGCGTCGAGATTGACGGCGAGCCGACCGACCTGACGCTCGACGACCCCGACCTCGACAAGAACTACGACCACACCATCGACGTGATCGTCGACCGGATCGAGGTGTCGCCGGACGCCCGCTCCCGGATCACGGACTCGGTCGAGACCGCCTTGGAGGAGGCGGGCGGCGTGCTCAAACTGATCGTGCCGGACCCGCCCGACGACGTGCCGTTCGCCTCGAACGCGCGCTCGACCGGGTCGCTCGCGGCGGACGCCGACGGCGACGACCGGCTCGTCGTCGAGTTCTCCGAGGAGCTCGGCAACCCCAACTCCGACGTGCAGTTCTCGGCGATCGAGACCCGCTCGTTTTCCTTTAACAGTCCCTACGGCGCCTGTCCGGAGTGTGAGGGGATCGGCTCGACGAAGGAGGTCGACGAGGACCTCGTTATCGAAGACCCCGCACAGCCGCTCAAACACGTCTTCGAGCCGTGGAGTTACGACCGGACCTACTACTCCCGCCAACTCGACAACGTCGCCGATCACTTCGGCGTCTCGCTCGACACCCCCTTCGAGGAGCTCGACGATTCGATTCAGCGGCAGTTCCTCTACGGCACCGACGACCTGGTTCACTTCGAGTGGACCACGAAGAACGGGACCCGCGAGAAGACCGAGCGCTTCGAGGGCGTCATCCCCAACTTGGAGCGTCGCCACGTGGAGACCGACTCCGAGCGCGCTCGCGACCACATCGAGGAGTACATGGCCGTTACGACGTGTCCGGAGTGTTCGGGGACCCGACTCAAAGAGCAGTCTCGTCACGTCCTCGTCGGCGACACCGCGATCACCGAAGTGAACGAGCTGTCGATCGCAGACGCCCGCGCCCACTTCGAGGGGCTCGAAGACGAACTGAACGAGCGCGAGACGACCATCGCGACGGAGATTTTAAAAGAAATTCGCGCGCGACTCGGCTTCATGGAGGAGGTCGGGTTGGAGTACCTCACGCTCGACCGCGAGGCGTCGACGCTCTCGGGCGGTGAGAGCCAGCGCATCCGGCTCGCCACGCAGGTCGGGTCGGGGCTCGTCGGCGTGCTGTACGTCTTAGACGAGCCGTCGATCGGGCTCCACCAGCGCGACAACGACCGCCTGCTGAACACGCTGGCCGGGCTCCGCGACCTCGGGAACACCCTCGTCGTCGTCGAGCACGACGAGGAGACGATGCGCCGCGCCGACGAGATAATCGACATGGGTCCCGGCCCCGGCAAACGCGGCGGAGAAGTGGTCGCCCAGGGCGACTTCGACGACGTGATCGACGCGGAGGAGTCGATCACGGGCGACTACCTCGCGGGTCGGAAGTCGATTCCGGTGCCCGACGAGCGCCGCGATCCGGACGGCGAACTGGTCGTCCGCGGGGCCCGCCAGCACAACCTCAAGGATCTCGACGTGTCCATCCCGCTCGGCACGCTGACGACCGTCACCGGCGTCTCGGGCTCCGGGAAGTCGACGCTCGTCCACAACGTGTTTTATAAGGCCCTCGTCCGCGAGATGAACGACAACACGTCGGTCGACCCCGGCGACCACGAAGCCATCGAGGGGTTAGACGAAATCGAGACCGTCCGGCTCATCGACCAGTCGCCGATCGGTCGGACGCCGCGCTCGAACCCCGCGACGTACACCGACGTGTTCGATTACGTCCGCGAACTGTTCGCGGAGACCAAACTCTCCAAGCGCCGCGGCTACGAGAAGGGTCGCTTCTCGTTCAACGTGAAGGGCGGGCGCTGCGAGGAGTGTGGCGGACAGGGGACCGTCAAAATCGAGATGAACTTCCTCTCTGACGTGTACGTCCCCTGCGAGCAGTGCGGCGGCGCGCGCTACAACGACGAGACGCTCGACGTCACGTATAAAGGTGCGACCATCTCCGACGTGCTCGATATGAGCGTCGACGAGGCGTACGACTTCTTCGAGAGCCACCGCGGGCTCCAGCGCCGCCTCAAGCTCTTAAAAGACGTTGGGCTCGGCTACATGGAGCTCGGCCAGCCCTCCACCACGCTCTCCGGCGGGGAGGCCCAGCGCGTCAAACTCGCCGAGGAACTGGGCAAACGGGCGACCGGCGACACGCTCTACCTCCTCGATGAGCCGACGACGGGGCTTCACAAGGAGGACGAGCGCAAGCTGATCGACGTCCTCCACCGCCTCGTCGACGCGGGCAACACGGTGGTCGTCATCGAACACGAGCTCGACTTAGTGAAAAACGCCGACCGCGTCATCGACCTCGGTCCCGAGGGCGGCGACGGCGGCGGCGACCTCGTCGCGACCGGCACCCCCGAAGCGGTCGCTCGCGACGACGACTCACACACCGGCCGCTACCTGCGCGACATGCTCCCGGACGTGGACTTGGAAGGCCCTCGCGACGACCGCCGGAAGCCCGCTGCCGCAGACGACGACTGA
- the argF gene encoding ornithine carbamoyltransferase has protein sequence MPLTTDDFLDIDDVTPAELDALLDRAAAMKAGETDPRLGDATLGMIFEKPSTRTRVSFETGMTRLGGHAMFLGPDDIQLGHGEPLRDTARVLGRYVDGVMARLFDHEDVEVLAEYADCPVINGLTDEAHPCQTLADLLTIRETVGEDATVAWVGDGNNVGQSFVVGAAMAGIDVEVATPADYGMNPAVFDRAAEFGADVTPTTDPESVVGNADVVYTDVWISMGQEDERDEKLAAFDGFQVNSDLLAGTDAKVMHCLPAHRGEEVTDDVLESDRALVWDQAENRMHAQNALLVELLGGE, from the coding sequence ATGCCACTCACTACTGACGACTTCCTCGATATCGACGACGTGACGCCCGCCGAACTGGACGCCCTGCTCGACCGCGCCGCCGCGATGAAAGCGGGCGAGACCGACCCCCGACTGGGCGACGCGACGCTCGGGATGATCTTCGAGAAACCCTCGACGCGCACCCGCGTCTCCTTCGAGACCGGCATGACGCGGCTCGGGGGCCACGCGATGTTCCTCGGCCCGGACGACATCCAACTCGGCCACGGCGAGCCCCTGCGTGATACCGCTCGGGTGCTCGGTCGCTACGTCGACGGGGTGATGGCTCGCCTGTTCGACCACGAGGACGTCGAGGTGCTCGCCGAGTACGCCGACTGCCCCGTGATAAACGGACTCACCGACGAGGCGCACCCGTGCCAGACGCTCGCGGACCTCCTCACGATCCGCGAGACGGTCGGAGAGGACGCGACGGTCGCGTGGGTCGGCGACGGCAACAACGTCGGGCAGTCGTTCGTCGTCGGCGCGGCGATGGCCGGGATCGACGTGGAAGTCGCCACCCCCGCCGACTACGGCATGAACCCCGCCGTCTTCGACCGCGCCGCCGAGTTCGGCGCGGACGTGACGCCCACGACCGACCCCGAGTCGGTCGTCGGGAACGCCGACGTGGTGTACACCGACGTGTGGATCTCGATGGGCCAAGAGGACGAGCGCGACGAGAAACTCGCCGCCTTCGACGGGTTCCAAGTGAACTCGGACCTGCTCGCCGGCACCGACGCGAAGGTGATGCACTGCCTCCCCGCCCACCGCGGCGAGGAGGTCACGGACGACGTGTTGGAGTCGGATCGGGCGCTCGTCTGGGATCAGGCCGAAAACCGGATGCACGCGCAGAACGCGCTGCTCGTCGAACTGCTCGGCGGGGAGTAG
- a CDS encoding acetylglutamate/acetylaminoadipate kinase has protein sequence MTGDDRGAADEPPVVVKIGGAKAVDPAGAVGDVAHLAANGRRVVVVHGGSTVVDETIERLGMEPEYVESASGVTGRFTDADAMEAFTMAMAGKLNTELTARFREAGVDAVGLSGVDGGLLSGPRKSAVRVVEDGKRKIKRGEHSGRIESVNDDLLAGLLADGYTPVVSPPMEGKESDGGVTAVNTDADRAAAAVAGALDADLVLLTDVAGVYADPDDPDTLIESAATPDDLDAVEAAAEGFMGKKVMAATEALSGGSGRVVVADANVRDPIVAALGGEGTTIERSALGDDTDGEHADADTEGETA, from the coding sequence ATGACGGGCGACGACCGCGGCGCCGCGGACGAGCCCCCGGTCGTCGTCAAGATCGGCGGCGCGAAGGCGGTCGACCCGGCCGGCGCGGTCGGCGACGTGGCCCACCTCGCGGCAAACGGGCGGCGAGTCGTCGTCGTCCACGGCGGCTCGACGGTCGTCGACGAGACCATCGAGCGGCTCGGTATGGAGCCCGAGTACGTCGAATCGGCCTCCGGCGTCACCGGCCGGTTCACCGACGCCGACGCGATGGAGGCGTTCACGATGGCGATGGCCGGCAAGCTCAACACCGAGCTGACGGCCCGCTTTCGCGAGGCCGGCGTCGACGCGGTCGGCCTCTCGGGCGTCGACGGCGGGCTCCTCTCTGGGCCCCGCAAGTCGGCGGTCCGCGTGGTCGAGGACGGCAAGCGGAAGATCAAACGCGGCGAACACTCCGGCCGGATCGAGTCGGTGAACGACGACCTCCTCGCCGGACTGCTCGCCGACGGCTACACGCCCGTCGTCTCGCCCCCGATGGAGGGGAAAGAGAGCGACGGCGGCGTCACGGCGGTGAACACCGATGCGGATCGGGCCGCCGCCGCGGTCGCGGGCGCGCTCGACGCCGACCTCGTCCTCCTGACGGATGTCGCCGGCGTGTACGCGGACCCGGACGACCCGGACACGCTGATCGAGTCGGCCGCGACGCCCGACGACCTCGACGCGGTCGAAGCCGCCGCGGAGGGGTTCATGGGCAAGAAGGTGATGGCCGCCACGGAGGCGCTCTCGGGCGGCTCCGGGCGCGTCGTCGTCGCCGACGCCAACGTCCGCGACCCCATCGTCGCCGCGCTCGGCGGCGAGGGAACGACCATCGAGCGGTCGGCGCTCGGGGACGATACCGACGGTGAGCACGCCGACGCCGACACGGAGGGCGAGACCGCATGA